Proteins encoded together in one Miscanthus floridulus cultivar M001 unplaced genomic scaffold, ASM1932011v1 os_2078, whole genome shotgun sequence window:
- the LOC136534590 gene encoding UTP--glucose-1-phosphate uridylyltransferase-like, translated as MAAAAAAVSVDEKLDKLRAEVAKLDQISENEKAGFISLVSRYLSGEAEQIEWSKIQTPTDEVVVPYDTLASPPEDLEETKKLLDKLVVLKLNGGLGTTMGCTGPKSVIEVRNGFTFLDLIVIQIESLNKKYGCSVPLLLMNSFNTHDDTQKIVEKYSNSNIEIHTFNQSQYPRIVTEDFLPLPSKGKSGKDGWYPPGHGDVFPSLNNSGKLDILLAQGKEYVFVANSDNLGAIVDIKILNHLINNQNEYCMEVTPKTLADVKGGTLISYEGRVQLLEIAQVPDEHVNEFKSIDKFKIFNTNNLWVNLKAIKRLVEAEALKMEIIPNPKEVDGVKVLQLETAAGAAIRFFDKAIGINVPRSRFLPVKATSDLLLVQSDLYTLVDGYVIRNPARANPANPSIELGPEFKKVGSFLARLKSIPSIVELDSLKVSGDVWFGSGITLKGKVTITAKSGVKLEIPDGAVLENKDVNGPEDL; from the exons atggccgccgctgccgccgcggtgTCGGTCGACGAGAAACTCGACAAGCTTCGCGCCGAGGTCGCCAAGCTCGACCAGATCAG CGAGAACGAGAAGGCCGGGTTCATCAGCCTCGTGTCACGCTACCTCAG TGGGGAGGCGGAGCAGATCGAGTGGAGCAAGATCCAGACCCCGACCGATGAGGTGGTGGTGCCGTACGACACCCTCGCGTCGCCTCCCGAAG ATCTCGAGGAGACGAAGAAGCTGCTGGACAAGCTCGTTGTGCTCAAGCTTAACGGAGGGCTCGGGACGACCATGGGCTGCACTGGGCCCAA GTCTGTCATTGAAGTCCGCAATGGGTTCACATTCCTTGACCTTATTGTGATTCAAATTGAG TCCCTGAACAAGAAGTATGGATGCAGTGTCCCTTTACTTCTGATGAACTCTTTCAACACCCATGATGACACACAGAAG ATTGTTGAGAAGTATTCCAACTCCAACATTGAAATTCATACTTTCAATCAG AGCCAGTATCCTCGCATTGTCACTGAGGACTTCTTACCACTTCCAAGCAAAGGGAAATCTGGGAAGGATGGCTG GTATCCTCCAGGCCATGGTGATGTGTTCCCCTCTTTGAATAACAGCGGAAAACTTGACATCTTATTGGCTCAG GGCAAGGAGTACGTCTTCGTTGCAAACTCAGACAACTTGGGTGCTATAGTCGACATCA agaTCCTAAACCATCTGATCAATAACCAGAACGAGTACTGCATGGAG GTTACTCCAAAGACGCTGGCTGATGTTAAGGGCGGTACTCTCATCTCTTACGAAGGAAGAGTTCAG CTTTTGGAGATTGCCCAAGTACCTGATGAGCAT GTGAATGAGTTTAAATCGATCGATAAGTTTAAGATATTCAACACTAACAACTT GTGGGTGAACCTTAAAGCTATCAAGAGACTCGTAGAGGCGGAGGCACTTAAGATGGAAATTATTCCAAACCCTAAG GAAGTTGATGGTGTGAAAGTCCTTCAACTCGAAACTGCAGCTGGTGCAGCTATTCGG TTCTTTGACAAAGCGATTGGAATTAATGTTCCCCGCTCAAGGTTTCTCCCAGTGAAGGCTACATCCGATTTGTTGCTTGTGCAG TCTGATCTTTACACCTTGGTTGATGGCTATGTCATCCGCAACCCAGCCAGAGCGAATCCAGCTAACCCTTCGATTGAGCTTGGACCTGAATTCAAGAAG GTTGGCAGTTTCCTTGCTCGGTTGAAGTCTATCCCCAGCATCGTCGAGCTTGACAGCTTGAAGGTTTCTGGTGATGTCTGGTTTGGCTCTGGAATTACACTCAAG GGCAAGGTGACAATCACCGCCAAGTCTGGAGTGAAGTTGGAGATTCCAGATGGAGCTGTACTTGAGAACAAG GATGTCAATGGTCCTGAGGATCTTTAA